The genomic interval GGCGCCGCCGTTTTTGGGTCTCTGGGTCACGCGCTGGAAGGGGCAGAGCCGGTACAGGtacctgggggggggggggaaccccaaaaatgaccccaaaaatggccccaaagccacagggacccctccccaaaatatccccagaccccaaatcctccaaGGACCCCCCCAGATTCCTCTCAGGACCCCCTAAAATCCCTCCCGgggccccccaaaatcccctaaatccccccaaaatcccctccaaaccccctcaaactcccccaaatccccccaggaccccccaaactcccccaaatccccccaggaccccccaaactcccccaaacgttcccaaatcccctccaaatcccccccaggacccctcaaactcccccaaattccccccaaacctccctcaAATCCTCCCTAAATTCCCCCGAacttccccaaaccccccaaatcctcccccaggaccccccaaaatccccccagatcCTCTGAAATCCCCCtcaaatcctccccaaaccccccaaatcccccaggaccccccaaattccccccaggacccctcaaaatcccctaaatcccccccaaatcccccccaaactcccccagatcccccccaaactgccccaaatccccccaggaccccccaaactccccccaggaccccccaaaccccccctaggaccccccaaactccccccaggaccccccagacccccccaggaccccccaatcCCCCGCTCCCCCCGTACTCGCTggtgcccagctcccagcattGGTTGTACAGGTACGAGAATTCCCCCTCGGGCCCGAAATCCaaacccagctccagctccagggccCTGGGGGGCACAAAGGGGGGGtcgggggggtccccaaaacccccccggggtccccccaaaaaaatccccatccccaaaccccccccagagccccaaaggccccaaattccctctgggagccgggaaactgaggcacggggggGGCCCTGaaagggtttgggggtcccaggtgcGTTTTTGGGGCTCCCAGGtccatttttgggggtcccaggtctgtttttggggtcccaggtccatttttggtgtttttggggtcccagatccgtttttgggggtcccaggcccattttttgggggtcccaggcccatttttggtgtttttggggtcccaggtctgtttttgggggtcccagctccatttttggtgtttttgggggtccctgctccatttttgggggtcccaggcccatttttgggggtcccaggcctgtttttggtgtttttggggtcccaggcccatttttgggggtcccaggcctgtttttggtgtttttggggtcccaggcccgtttttgggggtccccaccTGATCCCCTCCTCGGCCTCCTTCAGCTCCCGCTCGGCCGCGGCCAAATCGTCCCGAGCGCGTTGGGCGgctgggggggaaaaaccccaaaatcagccaaaatcagcccaaaatcaccccaggaccccccaaatccaacCCAATCCCCCTCAGatccccctaaatccccccaggaccaccccaatcccccccaaatccgcccccaaatccccctcaatccccccatgtccccccaaatcccccccaacaccccataaatcccccccaaatcctcccaaatCTCCCCTAAACCCCCCGAAATCCCTCCCCAAATCAGGCAAATCCCCCCCCAATtgtgcccccaaatccccccaaacttccccaaatcccccccaatcccctcaatgcccccaaatccccctcattttcccccaatttcccccaaatccccctcaggacccccccaaatccaccccaaatcagGCAAAtcccccccattgtccccaaatcccccccattgtccccccaaatcccccccaaacttccccaaatccccccatttccccccaatctccccccaaatctcccctaaacccccccaaatccccccaatctgcccaaatccccccaagattcccaaatccccccccaatttcccccaaatcccccccaacaccccataaatcccccccaaatccccccaaatcaggcaaatccccccaaacccccccattcccccccagtctccccccaatcccccccatttccccccaaatcccccccaaacccccccaggaccccaaatccccctcaggaccccccaaacccccccatttccccccaaattcccccctaaatctccccaaatctcccccatttcccccccattccccccccaaatccccccatttccccccaaatcccctcaggaccccctaaatccacccccaaacccccccatttccccaaacccccccaaatccccccatttccccccatttccccccaaacccccccaggacccccagtgccccccaaccccctcatttcccccccaaatcccccccatttcccccaaacccccccattcccccccatttcccccaatccccccaatcccccccatttccccccatttcccccccaggacccccaaatccccccaaatcccccccatttccccccatttcccccccaggacccccaaacccccccaaatccccccccatgtcccccaggTCCCCTCCCCCACCGTCCATCAGCTCCTGGGTCCGGGGGTCCGGGGGCGGCTCCTCCTGGGGGggctcctccccttcccctccccctccccctcctgggggggcaccggggccacctggggggggggaggggagggggggaggggtcagggggggTCCCCACCCCCCAAATTTGGGGCTCAGGccaagggggggggggggggggggggggggcccaAAATTtgccccttccccaccccccAAATTTGGTTCCATTTTGGGAGCGTTGAATTCGGggtcccaaaccccaaaatttggggtccCACCCTGGAAATTTGGGGTCCCACCACCCTCAAAGTGAAGTTTGGGACCCTTCCCCAAAAATGTACAGcgtggggaccccaaaattttcccctttcccccccaaTTCGGccccattttggggggggggtggttCATGCTCTGGAGGGGCCAAATTTGGGGTTCGGGAgcccccaaaatttggggtttgggacgCCCTAAAAACTTggggaacccccaaaatttgAGGTGGAAGACCCCCCAGAATTGGAGAAGCACAAAAATTTGGGGTTCAGGAGCccccaaaattggggatttCCTAAAATTTGGGGTTCAGAATACCCCAAAATgcgggaaccccaaaaatttggggtttgggaccccaaaatttgggaatccccaaaatttggggtttgagATCCCCCAAAATgcgggaaccccaaaaattcgGGTTTGGGAACCCTAAAAACTTGGGGGTCAGGACGCCCTAAAATTGTGGAAGGTCAAAAATTTGGGGgttgggaccccaaaattgaGGAACCCCAAAACATCGGGGTTTAGGATCCCCCAGAATTGGGGaaccccccaaatttggggttcAGGACGCCCAAAAttgggaaaccccaaaaattcggGGTTTAAgaccccccaccccaaaatgtgggaaccccaaaaatttggggtttgggacccccaaaatttggggttcaGGAGCCCCTAAATTGAGGAACCCCAGAAttggggaaaccccaaaatttggggtttgggaccCCTCAAATTGGGGATTTTCCTAAAATTTGAGGTtcaggacccccaaaatttttggaatcccccccaaattcgGGGtgtgggaccccccaaacctgCTCAGggccttcctcctgctcttcctcctcctcctcctcctcctcctccttctcctcgggctcttcctcctcctcctcatcctcggggggctcggggggcgctcgggggggctgggggggctcgggggggtcCTGGGACCCCGAAATTGGGGTGGGAACCCCCAAAATTGggatgggaccccaaaaactccctgggaccccaaaattgggatgggaacccaaaaaaatccctgggacccccaaaattgGGGTAGGACCCCCCCCAAAAGAGGCcttgggacccctccccaaattccccaaaacccccaaatttcaggaactcccaaaatcccccaaacccccaaatttggggttcCCAAGCCCCCAAATTTTGGGACCCTTTTGACCCTTCCCAAGTtcctaaaacccccaaatttcaggaacccccaaaatccccaaacccccaaatttgggggtcccaaacccccaaaacccccaaaattcaagaatccccaaaaatccccaaaacccccaaatttcaggaaacccccaaaatcccccaaaagccccaaatttCGGCCTCTCAAACCCCCCAattttgggacccctccccaaattcccaccccTTCAATTTTAGGgcaccccccccccaaattttgaCCCTTTCCAAgttcccaaaacccccaaatttcagaatcccccaaaatccccccaaacccccaaatttgaggttccccaaacccccaaattccaggaaccaaaatcccaaattttgggacccctccccaaattccaaCCCCTTCAATTTTAGGGCCCCCTGAgcaccaaaacccccaaatttcaggaaccaaaatcccccaaaaaccccaaatttggggatcccaaacccccaaatttggggatcccaaaccccccaaattttgggacCCCACCCCAACTTTTGACCCTTTCCAAgttcccccaaaaccccaaatttcgggaaccctcaaaatcccccaaacccccaaattcgGGGTTCCtaaacccccaaattttgggacCCTTTTGATCCTTCCCAagttcccaaaatccccaaatttcaggaaccaaaatcccccaaacccccaaatttggggttcccaaccccccaaatttgggacccctccccaaattccaaCTCCTTCAATTTTAGGGCCCCCCTGAgcaccaaaacccccaaatttcaggaacccccaaaatccccaaatttgggCCTCCtaaacccccaaattttgggacccctccccaactTTTCACCCTTTCCAAgttcccccaaaaccccaaatttcaggaaccaaaatcccccaaaaaccccaaatttcaggaacccccaaaatccccaaatttgggCCTCCtaaacccccaaattttgggacccctccccaactTTTCACCCTTCCCAAgttcccaaaacccccaaatttcaggaacccccaaaatccccaaatttcagGAACCAAAACCTCCAGAACCCCCAAATTtcaggaacccccaaaatcccccaaacccccaaatctgaggttccaaacccccaaatttcgggaccccaaattccccaaatttggggACCCCGAATTCCCACCTGGCCCCGCAGCCGCTCCCGGACGCTGCCCCAGAGCCGCTCCCGGAAGGTTCCGGAATCCACGGAGCCCTCGGGGCCCAGCTCGGcctgggggggcacaggggggggaccccaaattgGGGACGgggattttaggattttttgggggaattttggggtttttggggggaatttgggtttttttgaggatttttggggttttttgggggggattttggggtttttttgggggggattttgggattttttttgaggcggagttttggggggttttttgaggagtttttggggaattttggggatttctcgaggattttttggggtttttttgagttttttggggagtttttgggggttttttgtgagttttttggggttttttgaggattttttgggtttttttttttgaggattttttggggaattttggggtttttttgaggttttttgggagtttcttgggggttttttttaggattttttggggaatttgggggatttctcAAGgattttttgtgagttttttggggatttttaggggttttttgtgagttttttgagggttttttgaggatttttgggggatttttggggtttttttggggggatttttttggggaattttggggatttttcaaggattttttggaggtttttttgggattttttaagagtttttgggggtttttttgtgagttttttgaCGTTTCTTTGGTGgggatatttgggatttttgtgggggattttttggggatttgttttTGAGTTTTTCTGAGAGTTCTTTCAGggttttttgaggatttttttggggatttttggggggatttttcaaggatttttttgaggttttctgggggttttgtggggttttttttttttgagtttttaggGGTTTATtgatggggattttttgggcatTATTTTGGAGagttttttggatttttaggggtttttttggaattttatgagatttttttggggtgggttttggggattttttttgggggggttggtattttttaattttatttttggaggatttttcaggattttttgggggatttttttgagatttttggggattttttaatggATTATTGGAAGATTTTTGGGagttctttggggtttttcttggggggatttttgaagaatttttaggaaaattttggggggattttttgagggatttttgggagcgTTTTTTGAGGGGAggatttggatttttgggggtttttttggggaggatttttttgattttgggttttttgggctCTCACCTCAATCTCAGGAATGTCCAGCTCGGGGCGGGCTCTAAGCTCAGCCAACGTCagcctgtggggacaggagggtcaGGGGcatccaaaaaacccaaattcccccaaaatcctcccaaaatccccccttaAATCTCCTCCAGaatcccacaaaaaatccccccaaaaatcccccaaaatttccaaaaaaatccctcacaAAACCCCAATatctccccaaaaattcccccaaaaatgccccaaaaaatcccccaaaaaatccctcacAAAGCCCCAAtatctccccaaaaccccccaaaatcctaagaaaatcccccccaaaatttccccaaaaaatccccacaaaaatccctcaaaagtccctaaaatcaccccaaaccccccccaaaaaccccaaaacctgcacccaaaaaaccccaacatttccccaaaaatccccccccaaaaaaccccaaaaatcacccaaaacccccttaaaaatcccccccaacatttccccaaaaatccccccaaaaccacccaaaaacccctcaaaaatccccaaaaccccaccgGAGAcgcccccaaagccccccagaaccccaaaatgtccccaaaatcccccctcaaaaaacccaaacctgccccCAAATAAACCCCGAAAATTCCCCTAAAAACtctaaaaatccccccaaaaccaccccaaaacgcctcaaaaatcccccaatCTCCCACCTGAGaagcccccaaaacccccccaaaaaaaccaacattccccccaaaaccacccaaaaccccctcaaaaatcccccaaaatcctcaacCCCCCACCTgaaaagccccaaaccccaccccccaaaaatcccccaaaccacccaaaatcccccaaaaccgcccaaaaccctcaaaaacccTTCAAAAATCCCTAGTCCCCCACCTGAGaagccccaaaccccctcccaaaaaaacccaaatccccccaaaaaaaccacccaaaatccccccaaaaccagccaaaaatcccccctcaaaaaccccaaaactgcccccaaataaaccctgaaaattcccctaaaaaccccaaaacccccccaaaaaccacccaaaacccctcaaaaacccctcaaaaatccccaaaccccacctgagaagccccagaaccccaaaaatgccccaaaatgccccaaaaagccccaaaaggcccccaaaatcccccctcaAAAGCCCCAAAACTGTCCCCAAATAAACCCTATTTCCCCTAAAaactccaaaaatcccccaaaaaaactcccaaaccaCCTCCAATATCCCcacaaatcccccccaaaatcacccaaaaacccctcaaaaatcccccaaaagtccccccaaaatcccccaaacacCCCTCAAaagtccccaaaatcccccaaaaaatctcacAGAAAACCCGAGCAtctccccaaaaatgccccaaaaagcCCCGCAGGCCCCACAGGCCCCGCAGGCCCCACAGGCCCCAAAAGGCCCCGCAGTCCCCACAGGCCCCAAGGCCCCACAGGCCCCAAAAGGCCCCACAGGCCCCAAGGCCCCACAGGCCCCGCAGGCCCCGCGGGCCCCACAGGCCCCAAAAGGCCCCAAAAGGCCCCAAAAACCCCCGCAGGCCCCACAGGCCCCAAAAGGCCCCGCAGGCCCCACAGGCCCCAAGGCCCCACAGGCCCCGCAGGCCCCAAGGCCCCACAGGCCCCAAAAGGCCCCGCAGGCCCCGCTGGCCCCGCTGGCCCCGCAGGCCCCAAGGCCCCACAGGCCCCGCAGGCCCCGCTGGCCCCGCAAGCCCCACAGGCCCCACAGGCCCCAAAAGGCCCCGCAGGCCCCACAGGCCCCAAAAGGCCCAAAAGGCCCCAAAAGGCCCCGCAGGCCCACAGGCCCCAAAAGGCCCCAAAAGGCCCCAAAAAGCCCCGCAGGCCCCGCTGGCCCCACAGGCCCCGCAGGCCCCGTGGGCCCCACAGGCCCCAAAAGGCCCCAAAAGGCCCCAAAAACCCCCGCAGGCCCACAGGCCCCAAGGCCCCACAGGCCCCAAAAGGCCCCGCAGGCCCCGCTGGCCCCGCAGGCCCCAAGGCCCCACAGGCCCCGCAGGCCCCATAGGCCCCAAGGCCCCACAGACCCCAAAAGGCCCCGCAGGCCCCGCTGGCCCCACAGGCCCCAAGGCCCCGCACTCGCCGtccgtccccgtccccgtcGAGCTCCGTGAAGGCCTCGCCCGCCCTGGCCCCATCCTGGGCCGCGGCTGccgctgctgctctctgctctaaagggaaattggggggatttggggcattttgggagCCTAAAATTCATCAAGGGGACCCAAAAATTCATCCAGGGCAGGAAAAATTCTTCCTAGGGAGGAAAAATTCATCCCAGaatccccaaatttctccaGTTTCCTCCTGTGTTCCCTCAAAAGTTCCTCAGGGGGACCAAAAAAATTCATCCCGGGGACCCAAAAATTCTCAGGGGACCAAAAGTTCATCCTGGGGAGCAAAAATTCATCCCAGGGAACAAAAATTCATCCCAGGGAGCCCAGAATTCCTCAGGGGGAccaaaatccatcccagggATCAAGAATTCCTCCCGAAGACCCAAAAGTTCATCCCAGGATCACCAAATTCCTTCAGGACCTCCAAATTTCTCCCAGTTTCCTCCTGGGTTCTCTCTTTCATCCCAGGGACCCAAAAattcatcctggggacccaaAAGTTCATTCCGGGGAGCCCAAAACTCCTCAGGGGGACCAAAAATTCATCCCAGGGATCAAAAATTCATCCctcaaaaagcccaaaaaaaagctcaaaaaaatgcaaataaaacccaaaaaaaacccaaataaagccaaaaaaacccccaaaaaaaggcccaatccccccaaaacccccagaaatcccaaaaccccaagaaatcccaaaaaaagccccaaatttccccaatttccccccgtACCCGCCCATTTCCGGCGCAGCTCCGCCCGCGCCGCCTGCTCGGGTCCCTCCGCCGCCTCCTTGGCCGCCCTGAGCGCCCCCAggcgctgctccagctcccgcCGCGCCTCCTGCAGCGCCTCCAGCCGGGCCTGGGGGACACGAAATGACCCCAAAATTATCCTGAAATTACCCCGAAATTATcctaaaattattctgaaattatCCTGAAATTATCCTGAATTTATCGTGAAATTATCCCAGAGACCGCCCCTCCTGCAGCGCCTCCAGCCGGGCCTGGGGGACAcgaaatgaccccaaaatgagCCCAAATTATCCCCAAATGATCCCCAAATTATCCCGAAATTATCCTGAATTTATCCCCAAATTATTGTGAAATTATCCCCAAATTATCCCAGAGAtcgcccctcctgcagcccctgcagccggGCCTGGGACAcacaaaatgaccccaaaattaTCCTGAAATTATCCTGAAATTATCTCAAAGTTATCTCTCAATTATCCCCAAATTATCCTGAAATTATCCTGAATTTTTCCTGATATTATCCCAGAGACCGCCCCTCCTGCAGCGCCTCCAGCGGGCCtggcacacacaaacacacccaaaaattccccccaaatttcccccaaatttcacagaaattaCCCTGGAAATATTCAGAAATTACCCCCAGAATTATCCCAAAATTTTCACAAAATTATCCCAAAACTATATTGAAAAACCctgaaatttccccaaaattccccccaaattccactGAAATTACCCCCAGAATGAtcccaaaattctcccaaaattatcccaaaactctattgaaaaaaaaaaaccctgacattTCCCCAGAATTATCCCAAAACTCACAGAAATTACGCTGGAAATAATCAGAAATTACCCCAAGAATTATCCCaaaattttcctgaaataatcctgaaattttcccaaaattatcccaaaattatattgaaaaaaccctgaaatttccctaaaattccccccaacttcccccaaaaatccccccaaatttcccccaaatttccccccaaatttccccgcAAATTTCCcgcaaatttccccccaaatttccccccaaatttccccattttccccacctGTTTCTGGCGTTTTCCCTCGGCCGCCTCCTGCACCAGGCGCTGCCGGAGCGCGAAACCTTCCCTGGCCAGGGCGGCCGAGCGGAGCCGCTCCTCGCGCTCCTGCCggccctgctccctggggaaaccagtatggaccagtatagaccagttcggaccagtataaaccaggaAAAACCGGTata from Molothrus aeneus isolate 106 unplaced genomic scaffold, BPBGC_Maene_1.0 scaffold_30, whole genome shotgun sequence carries:
- the PRKCSH gene encoding glucosidase 2 subunit beta, which encodes PSGPFRCLDGSGSIAFHWVNDDYCDCKDGSDEPGTPACPNGRFHCTNAGHRPRSIPAAHVNDGVCDCCDGTDEWGSGAGCENTCREQGRQEREERLRSAALAREGFALRQRLVQEAAEGKRQKQARLEALQEARRELEQRLGALRAAKEAAEGPEQAARAELRRKWAEQRAAAAAAAQDGARAGEAFTELDGDGDGRLTLAELRARPELDIPEIEAELGPEGSVDSGTFRERLWGSVRERLRGQDPPEPPQPPRAPPEPPEDEEEEEEPEEKEEEEEEEEEEQEEGGPGAPPGGGGGGEGEEPPQEEPPPDPRTQELMDAAQRARDDLAAAERELKEAEEGIRALELELGLDFGPEGEFSYLYNQCWELGTSEYLYRLCPFQRVTQRPKNGGAETSLGLWGSWAGPEGDKFGAQKYEGGTGCWQGPNRATTVRLRCGPSTALAAALEPSRCEYLLELETPAACREPLALHEEHDEL